One Ricinus communis isolate WT05 ecotype wild-type chromosome 2, ASM1957865v1, whole genome shotgun sequence DNA segment encodes these proteins:
- the LOC8263231 gene encoding glucuronoxylan 4-O-methyltransferase 3, giving the protein MRSKTQSSPINIKLIILCFFFLSIFLLVVWSNLSSQSSKSSPVPEAHLSNSTILDTDQEQESSSTAAPSCPSIPLTCTKTPPSLANALVHYVTTNITPQQTLKEISVTLRVLEKKSPCNFLVFGLGHDSLMWTSLNHGGRTVFLEEDKSWIEQIKAKQPSLESYHVTYETKVHQADGLMETGMGEECKAVSDPRLSSCQLALKSFPSDVYDTEWDLIMVDAPTGYHDEAPGRMTAIYTAGLMARNRENGETDVFVHDVDRVVEDKFSKAFLCEGYLVEQEGRLRHFTIPSHRARLGRPFCP; this is encoded by the coding sequence ATGAGGTCCAAAACTCAGTCTTCTCCCATTAACATCAAGCTCATTATCCTCTGTTTTTTCTTCCTCTCCATTTTTCTCCTGGTTGTTTGGTCTAATTTATCTTCTCAATCATCGAAATCATCACCTGTACCAGAAGCCCACCTATCAAATTCAACAATCTTGGACACTGATCAAGAACAAGAATCATCATCGACAGCAGCTCCTTCCTGCCCGTCAATTCCCTTGACTTGCACCAAAACCCCACCTTCCTTAGCCAATGCTTTAGTTCACTATGTTACAACAAACATCACTCCACAACAAACTCTTAAAGAAATCTCCGTCACATTAAGAGTCCTGGAGAAAAAATCACCATGCAACTTCCTGGTCTTTGGTCTAGGCCATGACAGCCTCATGTGGACATCTCTCAACCATGGTGGCCGTACAGTTTTTCTTGAAGAAGACAAGTCATGGATTGAACAGATCAAAGCAAAACAACCCAGTTTAGAATCTTACCATGTGACTTACGAAACAAAAGTGCATCAAGCAGATGGGCTAATGGAGACGGGAATGGGAGAGGAATGTAAAGCTGTAAGTGATCCCAGACTCTCTTCCTGTCAACTCGCGCTCAAAAGTTTCCCTAGTGATGTGTACGACACAGAATGGGACTTGATAATGGTGGATGCGCCAACTGGGTATCACGATGAGGCGCCGGGGAGGATGACGGCGATTTACACGGCGGGATTAATGGCTAGGAACAGAGAAAATGGAGAAACTGATGTGTTTGTTCATGATGTTGATAGAGTTGTGGAAGATAAATTTTCTAAAGCGTTTCTTTGTGAAGGGTACTTAGTTGAGCAAGAAGGAAGGTTAAGGCATTTCACTATTCCTAGCCATAGGGCTCGTTTGGGTAGACCCTTTTGTCCTTAG
- the LOC8263230 gene encoding uncharacterized protein LOC8263230 yields the protein MAKGKRELLSKAPWRGDDADEETNKFKDAKLKVTNQPGSTPTMHVPRKKNRNPADDDDEDDLLELDPELRYSFQRNFQFLQRVFSIDTVVKPLPPAMQYNVSRNLSFFTRIFTQFFDPEGIANAQKSLGLGQEEKDRRVR from the exons ATGGCAAAGGGGAAGAGAGAATTGCTATCAAAAGCTCCATGGAGAGGCGATGATGCTGATGAAGAAACCAACAAGTTCAAAGACGCAAAGCTGAAAGTGACCAATCAACCAGGCTCCACTCCTACTATGCACGTCCCTCGCAAAAAGAACAGAAACCCTGCTGACGACGACGACGAAGATGACCTTCTCGAACTGGACCCAGAGCTTCGCTACAGCTTTCAGCGCAATTTTCAG TTTCTTCAAAGAGTGTTTAGTATTGATACTGTTGTGAAGCCACTTCCACCTGCTATGCAATATAATGTTTCTCGCAATTTGAGCTTCTTTACCCGTATCTTTACTCAGTTCTTCG ATCCTGAAGGTATTGCAAATGCGCAAAAATCACTTGGATTAGGCCAAGAAGAGAAAGACCGTCGGGTCCGTTGA
- the LOC8263229 gene encoding uncharacterized protein LOC8263229 isoform X4: MEVKLRQKIHFSFPHCETSFKKHFQGLAESWRFHLLKISKLKGHFGKGGEKLNSISRHYGESFHPIVDSNKNISDVDFLCKGQLPNIPAFVPADCQLIKISGKSSFYQKERPRSSMAILDGFLKQKPFILLSSHSLPHAKSTGYFLVLVPLIAFCITCILGAFHTRVPSDMGRRAVDKSRKKGHNSMRWKNALSDIKEQDNLDSESSTDLKNTSEDQDKNLNEDMSHAYRLLEQDYQKFLSECGMSKSGYWRGDFHK, encoded by the exons ATGGAAGTGAAGCTGAGGCAGAAGATACATTTCTCTTTCCCTCACTG TGAGACTTCCTTTAAGAAGCATTTTCAAGGTCTTGCAGAG AGCTGGAGATTTCATCTTCTGAAGATTTCAAAGCTAAAGGGTCATTTTGGCAAAGG AGGTGAAAAACTGAACTCAATTTCAAGGCATTATGGGGAGTCCTTTCATCCTATTGTAGATTCTAACAAAAACATATCAGATGTTGATTTTCTTTGCAAAGGCCAGCTTCCTAACATTCCTGCGTTTGTCCCAGCAGACTGTCAGTTG ATCAAGATAAGTGGGAAGTCTTCCTTTTATCAGAAAGAAAGACCTCGGAGTTCAATGGCTATCTTGGATGGCTTCTTAAAACAAAAGCCCTTCATCTTGCTATCTTCACACAGCTTGCCGCAT GCTAAATCCActggttattttctagttcTGGTTCCTCTTATTGCATTTTGCATCACATGCATACTTGGTGCCTTTCACACTAGAGTTCCTAGCGATATGGGACGCCGAGCTGTGGATAAATCAAGGAAGAAAGGGCACAACAGTATGCGATGGAAAAATGCCCTGAGTGACATAAAGGAGCAAGATAATCTTGATTCTGAGTCAAGTACAGATCTCAAA AATACTTCagaagatcaagacaagaattTAAATGAAGACATGTCTCATGCTTACAGGTTACTCGAACAAGATTATCAAAAATTCCTGTCTGAATGTGGAATGAGTAAATCGGGATACTGGAGGGGAGACTTTCATAAATAA
- the LOC8263229 gene encoding uncharacterized protein LOC8263229 isoform X1, with translation MEVKLRQKIHFSFPHCETSFKKHFQGLAESWRFHLLKISKLKGHFGKGGEKLNSISRHYGESFHPIVDSNKNISDVDFLCKGQLPNIPAFVPADCQLYQIKISGKSSFYQKERPRSSMAILDGFLKQKPFILLSSHSLPHALPLYYQAKSTGYFLVLVPLIAFCITCILGAFHTRVPSDMGRRAVDKSRKKGHNSMRWKNALSDIKEQDNLDSESSTDLKNTSEDQDKNLNEDMSHAYRLLEQDYQKFLSECGMSKSGYWRGDFHK, from the exons ATGGAAGTGAAGCTGAGGCAGAAGATACATTTCTCTTTCCCTCACTG TGAGACTTCCTTTAAGAAGCATTTTCAAGGTCTTGCAGAG AGCTGGAGATTTCATCTTCTGAAGATTTCAAAGCTAAAGGGTCATTTTGGCAAAGG AGGTGAAAAACTGAACTCAATTTCAAGGCATTATGGGGAGTCCTTTCATCCTATTGTAGATTCTAACAAAAACATATCAGATGTTGATTTTCTTTGCAAAGGCCAGCTTCCTAACATTCCTGCGTTTGTCCCAGCAGACTGTCAGTTG TATCAGATCAAGATAAGTGGGAAGTCTTCCTTTTATCAGAAAGAAAGACCTCGGAGTTCAATGGCTATCTTGGATGGCTTCTTAAAACAAAAGCCCTTCATCTTGCTATCTTCACACAGCTTGCCGCAT GCGCTTCCACTCTATTATCAGGCTAAATCCActggttattttctagttcTGGTTCCTCTTATTGCATTTTGCATCACATGCATACTTGGTGCCTTTCACACTAGAGTTCCTAGCGATATGGGACGCCGAGCTGTGGATAAATCAAGGAAGAAAGGGCACAACAGTATGCGATGGAAAAATGCCCTGAGTGACATAAAGGAGCAAGATAATCTTGATTCTGAGTCAAGTACAGATCTCAAA AATACTTCagaagatcaagacaagaattTAAATGAAGACATGTCTCATGCTTACAGGTTACTCGAACAAGATTATCAAAAATTCCTGTCTGAATGTGGAATGAGTAAATCGGGATACTGGAGGGGAGACTTTCATAAATAA
- the LOC8263229 gene encoding uncharacterized protein LOC8263229 isoform X3, producing MEVKLRQKIHFSFPHCETSFKKHFQGLAESWRFHLLKISKLKGHFGKGGEKLNSISRHYGESFHPIVDSNKNISDVDFLCKGQLPNIPAFVPADCQLYQIKISGKSSFYQKERPRSSMAILDGFLKQKPFILLSSHSLPHAKSTGYFLVLVPLIAFCITCILGAFHTRVPSDMGRRAVDKSRKKGHNSMRWKNALSDIKEQDNLDSESSTDLKNTSEDQDKNLNEDMSHAYRLLEQDYQKFLSECGMSKSGYWRGDFHK from the exons ATGGAAGTGAAGCTGAGGCAGAAGATACATTTCTCTTTCCCTCACTG TGAGACTTCCTTTAAGAAGCATTTTCAAGGTCTTGCAGAG AGCTGGAGATTTCATCTTCTGAAGATTTCAAAGCTAAAGGGTCATTTTGGCAAAGG AGGTGAAAAACTGAACTCAATTTCAAGGCATTATGGGGAGTCCTTTCATCCTATTGTAGATTCTAACAAAAACATATCAGATGTTGATTTTCTTTGCAAAGGCCAGCTTCCTAACATTCCTGCGTTTGTCCCAGCAGACTGTCAGTTG TATCAGATCAAGATAAGTGGGAAGTCTTCCTTTTATCAGAAAGAAAGACCTCGGAGTTCAATGGCTATCTTGGATGGCTTCTTAAAACAAAAGCCCTTCATCTTGCTATCTTCACACAGCTTGCCGCAT GCTAAATCCActggttattttctagttcTGGTTCCTCTTATTGCATTTTGCATCACATGCATACTTGGTGCCTTTCACACTAGAGTTCCTAGCGATATGGGACGCCGAGCTGTGGATAAATCAAGGAAGAAAGGGCACAACAGTATGCGATGGAAAAATGCCCTGAGTGACATAAAGGAGCAAGATAATCTTGATTCTGAGTCAAGTACAGATCTCAAA AATACTTCagaagatcaagacaagaattTAAATGAAGACATGTCTCATGCTTACAGGTTACTCGAACAAGATTATCAAAAATTCCTGTCTGAATGTGGAATGAGTAAATCGGGATACTGGAGGGGAGACTTTCATAAATAA
- the LOC8263229 gene encoding uncharacterized protein LOC8263229 isoform X2, with protein sequence MEVKLRQKIHFSFPHCETSFKKHFQGLAESWRFHLLKISKLKGHFGKGGEKLNSISRHYGESFHPIVDSNKNISDVDFLCKGQLPNIPAFVPADCQLIKISGKSSFYQKERPRSSMAILDGFLKQKPFILLSSHSLPHALPLYYQAKSTGYFLVLVPLIAFCITCILGAFHTRVPSDMGRRAVDKSRKKGHNSMRWKNALSDIKEQDNLDSESSTDLKNTSEDQDKNLNEDMSHAYRLLEQDYQKFLSECGMSKSGYWRGDFHK encoded by the exons ATGGAAGTGAAGCTGAGGCAGAAGATACATTTCTCTTTCCCTCACTG TGAGACTTCCTTTAAGAAGCATTTTCAAGGTCTTGCAGAG AGCTGGAGATTTCATCTTCTGAAGATTTCAAAGCTAAAGGGTCATTTTGGCAAAGG AGGTGAAAAACTGAACTCAATTTCAAGGCATTATGGGGAGTCCTTTCATCCTATTGTAGATTCTAACAAAAACATATCAGATGTTGATTTTCTTTGCAAAGGCCAGCTTCCTAACATTCCTGCGTTTGTCCCAGCAGACTGTCAGTTG ATCAAGATAAGTGGGAAGTCTTCCTTTTATCAGAAAGAAAGACCTCGGAGTTCAATGGCTATCTTGGATGGCTTCTTAAAACAAAAGCCCTTCATCTTGCTATCTTCACACAGCTTGCCGCAT GCGCTTCCACTCTATTATCAGGCTAAATCCActggttattttctagttcTGGTTCCTCTTATTGCATTTTGCATCACATGCATACTTGGTGCCTTTCACACTAGAGTTCCTAGCGATATGGGACGCCGAGCTGTGGATAAATCAAGGAAGAAAGGGCACAACAGTATGCGATGGAAAAATGCCCTGAGTGACATAAAGGAGCAAGATAATCTTGATTCTGAGTCAAGTACAGATCTCAAA AATACTTCagaagatcaagacaagaattTAAATGAAGACATGTCTCATGCTTACAGGTTACTCGAACAAGATTATCAAAAATTCCTGTCTGAATGTGGAATGAGTAAATCGGGATACTGGAGGGGAGACTTTCATAAATAA
- the LOC8263228 gene encoding queuine tRNA-ribosyltransferase accessory subunit 2-like isoform X2, producing the protein MHSAAAAMETKVSRCIEGARKARESQTENMKWWVKAWSNNSKARTGLLQLQLGSSNSSPIEIETPALLLSTRKGLPHFISPDLLPSLPYPHSALLQCSPLHFLEGVSRKTISHIGGLHQMVGLHDSAFVAVPRDSIQCLPECGSTNKFGASFETPCGRRLIKPSEYLQMISSIRPNIWATLADEVPAWVSDKRNKTSVERTVKWLDECISLSPAAGIIFGAVVGGSDISERKRCAEEIAKRNVSGYWIGGFGLGESMDERPALLDAVSDSLPGEKPRLICGLGLPEEVLQAVAAGIDLFDSSYIYNLTLGGFALIFPLDRIEINTSHDQSTDMGIDGTKINLRATVYRHNTHHFLGFFRSIREAIKDGKFELFRQLFIQGRRHNLAAVAECA; encoded by the exons atgcATAGTGCAGCAGCAGCTATGGAAACCAAAGTTAGCAGGTGCATAGAGGGAGCTAGAAAGGCAAGAGAAAGCCAGACAGAGAACATGAAGTGGTGGGTGAAGGCATGGAGCAATAACAGCAAGGCAAGAACAGGGCTGCTTCAGCTACAGTTAGGCAGTAGTAATTCATCCCCAATAGAGATAGAAACACCAGCTCTTCTTCTCTCTACGCGTAAAGGATTGCCCCATTTCATTTCACCTGACCTCCTTCCTTCTCTTCCTTACCCTCACTCCGCTCTTCTCCAATGCAGTCCTCTTCACTT CTTGGAGGGAGTTTCAAGAAAAACAATATCACACATTGGAGGACTTCATCAAATGGTTGGTTTACATGACTCAGCATTCGTTGCTGTGCCAAGGGATTCCATTCAATGTCTTCCTGAATGTGGCTCTACAAATAAATTTGGAGCATCTTTTGAGACGCCTTGCGGTCGTCGTTTG ATCAAACCCTCAGAATATTTGCAAATGATTTCTTCAATAAGGCCCAATATTTGGGCTACCTTGGCTGATGAAGTACCTGCATGGGTATCTGATAAGAGGAACAAGACTTCTGTGGAACGTACTGTAAAATGGCTTGACGAGTGCATTTCACTTAGCCCG GCAGCTGGGATTATTTTTGGAGCTGTTGTTGGAGGTTCTGATATAAGTGAACGGAAGAGATGCGCTGAAGAAATAGCCAAGAGGAATGTATCAG GTTACTGGATTGGAGGATTTGGGCTTGGAGAAAGCATGGATGAGCGCCCTGCCTTGCTTGATGCTGTATCA GATAGTTTACCAGGGGAAAAGCCACGTCTTATATGTGGGCTTGGACTACCAG AGGAGGTGTTGCAGGCCGTTGCTGCTGGCATTGATCTTTTTGACTCATC ctatatttataatcttaCGCTTGGAGGCTTTGCACTTATCTTTCCACTAGACaggattgaaataaatacatCTCATGACCAGTCAACTGATATGGGAATTGACGGAACCAAGATTAATCTCAGAGCAACAGTTTACAG ACATAATACTCACCACTTTCTCGGATTCTTTCGATCAATAAGAGAAGCAATCAAAGACGGAAAGTTCGAGCTATTTCGGCAGTTGTTTATCCAAGGAAGACGCCATAATCTTGCTGCAGTTGCTGAATGTGCATGA
- the LOC8263228 gene encoding queuine tRNA-ribosyltransferase accessory subunit 2-like isoform X3, translating into MHSAAAAMETKVSRCIEGARKARESQTENMKWWVKAWSNNSKARTGLLQLQLGSSNSSPIEIETPALLLSTRKGLPHFISPDLLPSLPYPHSALLQCSPLHFLEGVSRKTISHIGGLHQMVGLHDSAFVAVPRDSIQCLPECGSTNKFGASFETPCGRRLIKPSEYLQMISSIRPNIWATLADEVPAWVSDKRNKTSVERTVKWLDECISLSPAAGIIFGAVVGGSDISERKRCAEEIAKRNVSGYWIGGFGLGESMDERPALLDAVSDSLPGEKPRLICGLGLPEEVLQAVAAGIDLFDSSYIYNLTLGGFALIFPLDRIEINTSHDQSTDMGIDGTKINLRATVYRLICEYPV; encoded by the exons atgcATAGTGCAGCAGCAGCTATGGAAACCAAAGTTAGCAGGTGCATAGAGGGAGCTAGAAAGGCAAGAGAAAGCCAGACAGAGAACATGAAGTGGTGGGTGAAGGCATGGAGCAATAACAGCAAGGCAAGAACAGGGCTGCTTCAGCTACAGTTAGGCAGTAGTAATTCATCCCCAATAGAGATAGAAACACCAGCTCTTCTTCTCTCTACGCGTAAAGGATTGCCCCATTTCATTTCACCTGACCTCCTTCCTTCTCTTCCTTACCCTCACTCCGCTCTTCTCCAATGCAGTCCTCTTCACTT CTTGGAGGGAGTTTCAAGAAAAACAATATCACACATTGGAGGACTTCATCAAATGGTTGGTTTACATGACTCAGCATTCGTTGCTGTGCCAAGGGATTCCATTCAATGTCTTCCTGAATGTGGCTCTACAAATAAATTTGGAGCATCTTTTGAGACGCCTTGCGGTCGTCGTTTG ATCAAACCCTCAGAATATTTGCAAATGATTTCTTCAATAAGGCCCAATATTTGGGCTACCTTGGCTGATGAAGTACCTGCATGGGTATCTGATAAGAGGAACAAGACTTCTGTGGAACGTACTGTAAAATGGCTTGACGAGTGCATTTCACTTAGCCCG GCAGCTGGGATTATTTTTGGAGCTGTTGTTGGAGGTTCTGATATAAGTGAACGGAAGAGATGCGCTGAAGAAATAGCCAAGAGGAATGTATCAG GTTACTGGATTGGAGGATTTGGGCTTGGAGAAAGCATGGATGAGCGCCCTGCCTTGCTTGATGCTGTATCA GATAGTTTACCAGGGGAAAAGCCACGTCTTATATGTGGGCTTGGACTACCAG AGGAGGTGTTGCAGGCCGTTGCTGCTGGCATTGATCTTTTTGACTCATC ctatatttataatcttaCGCTTGGAGGCTTTGCACTTATCTTTCCACTAGACaggattgaaataaatacatCTCATGACCAGTCAACTGATATGGGAATTGACGGAACCAAGATTAATCTCAGAGCAACAGTTTACAG GTTGATCTGTGAATATCCAGTCTAG
- the LOC8263228 gene encoding queuine tRNA-ribosyltransferase accessory subunit 2-like isoform X1 — protein sequence MHSAAAAMETKVSRCIEGARKARESQTENMKWWVKAWSNNSKARTGLLQLQLGSSNSSPIEIETPALLLSTRKGLPHFISPDLLPSLPYPHSALLQCSPLHFLEGVSRKTISHIGGLHQMVGLHDSAFVAVPRDSIQCLPECGSTNKFGASFETPCGRRLIKPSEYLQMISSIRPNIWATLADEVPAWVSDKRNKTSVERTVKWLDECISLSPAAGIIFGAVVGGSDISERKRCAEEIAKRNVSGYWIGGFGLGESMDERPALLDAVSDSLPGEKPRLICGLGLPEEVLQAVAAGIDLFDSSYIYNLTLGGFALIFPLDRIEINTSHDQSTDMGIDGTKINLRATVYRKDTSPIVASCTCYTCQNHTKAYINHLLNVHEMLAQILLEIHNTHHFLGFFRSIREAIKDGKFELFRQLFIQGRRHNLAAVAECA from the exons atgcATAGTGCAGCAGCAGCTATGGAAACCAAAGTTAGCAGGTGCATAGAGGGAGCTAGAAAGGCAAGAGAAAGCCAGACAGAGAACATGAAGTGGTGGGTGAAGGCATGGAGCAATAACAGCAAGGCAAGAACAGGGCTGCTTCAGCTACAGTTAGGCAGTAGTAATTCATCCCCAATAGAGATAGAAACACCAGCTCTTCTTCTCTCTACGCGTAAAGGATTGCCCCATTTCATTTCACCTGACCTCCTTCCTTCTCTTCCTTACCCTCACTCCGCTCTTCTCCAATGCAGTCCTCTTCACTT CTTGGAGGGAGTTTCAAGAAAAACAATATCACACATTGGAGGACTTCATCAAATGGTTGGTTTACATGACTCAGCATTCGTTGCTGTGCCAAGGGATTCCATTCAATGTCTTCCTGAATGTGGCTCTACAAATAAATTTGGAGCATCTTTTGAGACGCCTTGCGGTCGTCGTTTG ATCAAACCCTCAGAATATTTGCAAATGATTTCTTCAATAAGGCCCAATATTTGGGCTACCTTGGCTGATGAAGTACCTGCATGGGTATCTGATAAGAGGAACAAGACTTCTGTGGAACGTACTGTAAAATGGCTTGACGAGTGCATTTCACTTAGCCCG GCAGCTGGGATTATTTTTGGAGCTGTTGTTGGAGGTTCTGATATAAGTGAACGGAAGAGATGCGCTGAAGAAATAGCCAAGAGGAATGTATCAG GTTACTGGATTGGAGGATTTGGGCTTGGAGAAAGCATGGATGAGCGCCCTGCCTTGCTTGATGCTGTATCA GATAGTTTACCAGGGGAAAAGCCACGTCTTATATGTGGGCTTGGACTACCAG AGGAGGTGTTGCAGGCCGTTGCTGCTGGCATTGATCTTTTTGACTCATC ctatatttataatcttaCGCTTGGAGGCTTTGCACTTATCTTTCCACTAGACaggattgaaataaatacatCTCATGACCAGTCAACTGATATGGGAATTGACGGAACCAAGATTAATCTCAGAGCAACAGTTTACAG gAAAGACACATCACCAATAGTTGCAAGCTGTACATGCTATACTTGCCAGAATCATACTAAAGCTTACATCAATCACCTACTCAATGTCCATGAGATGTTGGCACAAATTTTACTAGAAAT ACATAATACTCACCACTTTCTCGGATTCTTTCGATCAATAAGAGAAGCAATCAAAGACGGAAAGTTCGAGCTATTTCGGCAGTTGTTTATCCAAGGAAGACGCCATAATCTTGCTGCAGTTGCTGAATGTGCATGA